A segment of the Superficieibacter sp. HKU1 genome:
GCGCGACATCCACGCCGATTTTACGCATATCGGCCTGAATGACTTCGGCCATCGACTTGCTCAGCGCATCGGTGCCGATATAGGCCAGTTCTATGTGCAACGTCTGACCATTCTTTTCACGGATGCTCTGCCCGGCAGGTAACGTCCAGCCTGCTTTTTCCAGCAGCGTAATAGCCTGCTGCGGATCGTACAGACGCGGTTTCAGGCCGATATTGGCGTAAGGTACGGTGGGGGCGAATAAGGTATCCGCTACCTGCTGTGTTCCGTACAGCGCGTTGTTAATCAGCGATTTTTTATCCACCGCATAATTCAGCGCTTCCCGCACCGCCAGCTCGCTGGTGGGCGCTTTGGCGGAGTTCAGCGCCAGCATCACGGTTTCGGCGGGCGCGGAAAGCTGCGTGTGATACTGCGGATCGTGGCTGAAACGCGCGAAAGTGTCGAGCGGCAGCAGCCCTTCATTGCCGTACAACAGATCGATATCGCCGGTTTCAAATGCCACGGCGCGGGTGGTTGGGTCGGGGATCACCTTTACGGTGATCTTTTGAATCTTCGGTTTTTCGCCCCAGTAATGCTCGTTACGCACCAGCACGTCATACTGATTCAGCTTCGACTCTTTCAGCACCCACGGCCCGGTGCCAATCGGGGCTTTTATACCGTGCATAGTCTCGTTGTTTTTAAACTGCGACGGCGCGATAAAGCGGAACGGGCGCGGCAGGGCCAGCTCCTGCAAAAAAGGGTAGTAGGCGTCTTTAAGGGTGATTTGCAGGGTGGTTTTATTAAGCGCTTTGACATCGGTGATCTGGTTGGTCAGCTCCAGCCAGGCGTGACGCTGGCGGTTATCCAGCACGGCGCGGAAGTTCTCTGCCGCGGCATGAGCATCAAACACCTCGCCGTTGGAAAACGTCACGTCGTCACGCAGGATAAAGGTCCAGGTCTTACCGTCCGCCGAGTGGCTCCAGCTTTGCGCCAGCCACGGTTTCACCGAGCCATCGGCCTGGTATTTTACCAGCGGCTCGTAGACCATGCTCTGAGCGAACATCTGGTTGGGGGTATAAAGGTGTGGATTAAGTGGACCCACGTTAACCGGCCAGGCGGTGGTGATGTCGACGGGTGCTGCAGCGCGCGTGAACAGCGGCGCGCAGGCAAGCACCGCCAGCAGCACATAGCGTAATCTGGACAACGTTATTGCCTCACGTAAGGAGAGAATCGATTAAAGTATGATGATTTTAGGGATTCATCATACTTTTGCGTTGTCCTGAATCAAGGTATGCCCGGTAACGATAAGAAAGTGCTATGCGTTGCGCCGGGAGAAAAATAAAAACTTATCCCGGCAATCGGCTTTTCGGTCTTCCCGGCCCCAGCAGAATTGCCAGTTTGCTGCCGCCGTTGGTGGTTTCCATCCAGATCTTACAAACGCTGGTGAGCGGGACTGAAAGCAGCATCCCGACCGGGCCGAGCAGCCAGCCCCAGACCAGTAACGACAGGAATACCACCAGCGTCGACATCCCCAGCCGGTGCCCCATCATGCGCGGTTCGACCATATTGCCCAGCACCATATGCACCACCAGGAACAGCGCGCCAACCATCACAAACTCATACACGCCGTTAAACAGCAGCGCCTGAAACATCGGGGGCACCGCCGAAAGCACGGATCCGATATTGGGAATGTAGTTCAGCAGGAAGGCCAGCACGCCCCACATCAGCGCAAATTGCACGTCCAGCAGTAACAGGCCCAGCCAGACAATCACGCCGGTCCATAAGCTAATCAGTGTTTTCAGGGCCAGGTAATGTGAAACGCCCTTCAATGCGCGGTGCAAACCGGCAATGTGGATTTGCGGATTAGAGAGCGCGAAACGCAGTTTATAAGGCACGTGGCGTACTTCAAACAGCATAAACACCACGGTCATTACCAGCAGTACCACGCTTGCCATTGCGCCAGAAAGTTGGGTCATCAGGGTGGTGGCAAAGGCCATCACCTTTTCAGAATCCATCCGTCTGAGCATGAGTTCAGGTGAGAGGTGCAGGTTAAGCAGGGGAATTTGCCGCTGTAAATAGATCACTTTACCGGTCAGCTCTTTATTATATTTCGGTAGCAGAGCGATAAAATCATTGAGTGAGGCGGCCAGCACTGCAAACAGGGCGGTCAGCACGATCATCATTACGATGACCACGATAGTGATCGCGACGGGACGCTTAACACCCCGACGGATGAACCAGGTCACCAGCGGGTTCAGCACAATAGCAAAAAAGATCGCCAGCAGAAGCTGAACAATAATATCTGCCGCCGCATGAATACCCGCCAGAATAATGACCAGCGAGGCCAGTTTTAACAAAATATGCAGGCCCGCTTTATCGGGATGTGGGGTAATCATGAATGGTTCCTTGTTCGAGAATGCACTGCGTGTATGTCCTTCGTTTTGCCAGTCGCGCTGTCCGGGCCGCACTCGCTCGCCTCAGTGACTTGCCTCTGAGCTGCCGCCTTGTACAACGTAATTGAGTTGAGTATAGCGCTTTGTTCGATATCCGCCGGAGACACAAAATCTGAAAAGGGCTGCAACATTTCATTTCATGACGTGTAATATTGAAACATTGTTGTAAAAATGTGGTGATCGTTATGCCTGAACCCGTCGCCGGGCCGGAGCCGAGCGGCTTACGCCTGAACCTGCGGATCCTGTCTGTCGCTATTTTTAACTTCGCAAGCTACCTCACTATCGGTCTGCCGCTGGCGGTCCTTCCCGGCTATGTGCATGATGTAATGGGATTCAGCGCTTTCTGGGCGGGGCTGGTCATCAGCCTGCAATATTTCGCTACCCTGCTTAGCCGTCCGCACGCCGGGCGCTACGCCGACCTGCTGGGACCAAAAAAAATCGTCGTCTTTGGCCTTTGCGGCTGTTTCCTCAGCGGCGTCAGCTATCTGCTGGCCGCCTCCGGCAGCGGCTGGCCCATCTTAAGCCTGGCGCTATTGTGTCTGGGGAGGGTGATCCTCGGCTTCGGGCAGAGTTTTGCCGGCACCGGTTCGACGCTGTGGGGCGTTGGTGTCGTCGGATCGCGGCATATCGGACGGGTGATTTCCTGGAACGGCATAGTGACCTACGGCGCGATGGCGATGGGCGCGCCGCTGGGCATGCTGTGTTATCACTGGGCGGGACTGCGCGGACTGTCGCTGATTATTATGGCGGTGGCGCTGGTCGCGCTGCTGTGTGCGTTGCCAAGAGCGGCGGTGAAAGCCAGCCGGGGGAAACCGATGTCGTTTCGCGCCGTGCTGGGCCGGGTATGGCTGTACGGCATGGCGCTGGCGCTGGCCTCGTCAGGCTTTGGCGTGATCGCCACGTTTATCACCCTGTTCTATGACGCAAAAGGCTGGGACAGCGCGGCGTTCGCCCTGACCCTGTTTAGCTGCGCCTTTGTGGGTACCCGCCTGCTGTTTCCGAACGCGATTAACCGGCTGGGCGGCCTGAACGTAGCGATGCTCTGCTTTGTGGTCGAAATCGCCGGGCTGTTGCTGGTGGGGATTGCGGAAACGCCGCTGCTGGCGAAAATCGGCACGCTGTTGACGGGGGCAGGCTTCTCGCTGGTCTTCCCGGCGCTGGGCGTCGTGGCCGTGAAGGCGGTACCGCAGGAGAATCAGGGATCGGCGCTGGCGACCTATACGGTATTTATGGATATGTCGCTGGGGATAACGGGACCGCTGGCCGGACTCCTGATGACCTGGGCGGGCGTACCGGTGATTTATCTGGCGTCGGCGGGGCTGGTGGCAGTCGCGTTATTACTGGGATGGCGGTTAAAAACACGGCCTCCGATGTTGCCACCGGAAGCCGCCGCGTGATTATTTAATCACAACGGTATTGATGATATTTTCCGCGGCAGTTTGCGCTTTCTGCTGATCGTCGGCAGGCAGCGTAACCTGCAGGGTCAGCAGTTTGTTGTCAACCTTGCTCAGTACCACGGAAGACCATGCGGTCTGGCCTTTCGCAGAAATGATGCTGTCGAGCTGCTGCATTTCATGGCCTTTTACGGTCAGCGGCTTATTAGAGACCACCTGAAGCTGCGGATCGCGGTTGCGCTGCTGATCTTCAAGACGTTTCGCCAGTACGTCCAGACCTTCGCTGGTGTCATCGCCAACAATAACAATCACTGCTTTCTGCCCGGTCGGGTCGGAATAGACGTGCATGTTATTGGCCTGAGTTCCCAGCTTGCCGCTCTGGTCAGACATATCCGCCGGTAATGAGAAGGTCACTTTCCCATCCAGCAGGCTAACAGGCTGACCGGTGGCATTGCTTTCCGTCGAGGCCGCCTGAGCGGACGAGGACGGCGAGTCGTTGTTGTCACAGGCCGCAAGCCCCATCACCAGCAGGCCAATACCGACAT
Coding sequences within it:
- a CDS encoding DcrB family lipoprotein codes for the protein MRKMVKYVGIGLLVMGLAACDNNDSPSSSAQAASTESNATGQPVSLLDGKVTFSLPADMSDQSGKLGTQANNMHVYSDPTGQKAVIVIVGDDTSEGLDVLAKRLEDQQRNRDPQLQVVSNKPLTVKGHEMQQLDSIISAKGQTAWSSVVLSKVDNKLLTLQVTLPADDQQKAQTAAENIINTVVIK
- a CDS encoding AI-2E family transporter; translated protein: MITPHPDKAGLHILLKLASLVIILAGIHAAADIIVQLLLAIFFAIVLNPLVTWFIRRGVKRPVAITIVVIVMMIVLTALFAVLAASLNDFIALLPKYNKELTGKVIYLQRQIPLLNLHLSPELMLRRMDSEKVMAFATTLMTQLSGAMASVVLLVMTVVFMLFEVRHVPYKLRFALSNPQIHIAGLHRALKGVSHYLALKTLISLWTGVIVWLGLLLLDVQFALMWGVLAFLLNYIPNIGSVLSAVPPMFQALLFNGVYEFVMVGALFLVVHMVLGNMVEPRMMGHRLGMSTLVVFLSLLVWGWLLGPVGMLLSVPLTSVCKIWMETTNGGSKLAILLGPGRPKSRLPG
- the nikA gene encoding nickel ABC transporter substrate-binding protein, whose amino-acid sequence is MSRLRYVLLAVLACAPLFTRAAAPVDITTAWPVNVGPLNPHLYTPNQMFAQSMVYEPLVKYQADGSVKPWLAQSWSHSADGKTWTFILRDDVTFSNGEVFDAHAAAENFRAVLDNRQRHAWLELTNQITDVKALNKTTLQITLKDAYYPFLQELALPRPFRFIAPSQFKNNETMHGIKAPIGTGPWVLKESKLNQYDVLVRNEHYWGEKPKIQKITVKVIPDPTTRAVAFETGDIDLLYGNEGLLPLDTFARFSHDPQYHTQLSAPAETVMLALNSAKAPTSELAVREALNYAVDKKSLINNALYGTQQVADTLFAPTVPYANIGLKPRLYDPQQAITLLEKAGWTLPAGQSIREKNGQTLHIELAYIGTDALSKSMAEVIQADMRKIGVDVALIGEEESSIYARMRDGRFGMIFSRTWGAPYDPHAFMSSMRVPSHADYQAQLGLPDKAQIDKEIGDVLTTTDETQRQSLYRDILTRLHNEAVYLPISYMSMMVVAKPELGVIPYAPITSEIPFEQITPVAP
- a CDS encoding MFS transporter; protein product: MKHCCKNVVIVMPEPVAGPEPSGLRLNLRILSVAIFNFASYLTIGLPLAVLPGYVHDVMGFSAFWAGLVISLQYFATLLSRPHAGRYADLLGPKKIVVFGLCGCFLSGVSYLLAASGSGWPILSLALLCLGRVILGFGQSFAGTGSTLWGVGVVGSRHIGRVISWNGIVTYGAMAMGAPLGMLCYHWAGLRGLSLIIMAVALVALLCALPRAAVKASRGKPMSFRAVLGRVWLYGMALALASSGFGVIATFITLFYDAKGWDSAAFALTLFSCAFVGTRLLFPNAINRLGGLNVAMLCFVVEIAGLLLVGIAETPLLAKIGTLLTGAGFSLVFPALGVVAVKAVPQENQGSALATYTVFMDMSLGITGPLAGLLMTWAGVPVIYLASAGLVAVALLLGWRLKTRPPMLPPEAAA